The Caballeronia sp. SL2Y3 genome includes a window with the following:
- a CDS encoding oxidative damage protection protein, whose product MARMVQCAKLGKEAEGLDFPPLPGELGKRIYETVSKEAWQGWLKQQTMLINENRLNMADPRARQYLLKQTEKYFFGEGADTASGYVPPQS is encoded by the coding sequence ATGGCCCGAATGGTTCAATGCGCAAAGCTCGGCAAGGAAGCCGAGGGACTGGACTTCCCGCCGCTGCCGGGCGAACTCGGCAAGCGTATCTACGAGACGGTCTCGAAGGAAGCGTGGCAAGGCTGGCTCAAGCAGCAGACGATGCTCATCAATGAAAATCGCCTGAACATGGCCGACCCGCGCGCGCGCCAGTATCTGCTGAAGCAGACGGAGAAGTATTTCTTCGGCGAAGGCGCCGATACGGCCTCCGGCTACGTGCCGCCGCAAAGCTGA
- the argA gene encoding amino-acid N-acetyltransferase, producing the protein MNSQTDLTLASQPPASEADAPTSLGQFVDWMRSVAPYIHAFRNKTFVVAFGGELVQEGRLNALVQDVGLLHAMGIQILLVHGSRPQLDEQLSLHGVESSFSHGLRITDARALESAKEAAGEVRLDIEAAISQGLPNTPMAHAHISVVSGNFVTARPVGILDGVDFQHTGVVRKIDGDSVRQSLASNKIVLLSSLGFSPTGEAFNLSMEDVASAAAIALRADKIIFVTEIPGLVDQEGQLVREMSLDDAYRLHESGELQGDTAFYLKHAIRACRGGVARAHIIPYALDGSVLLELFLHDGVGTMISYENLESLREATPDDVGGILTLIEPLEADGTLVRRGRHQIERDIDHFSVIEHDGVLFGCAALYPYTQERIGEMACLTVAPEAQGSGDGERLLKRIEQRARARGLTRIFVLTTRTEHWFLKRGFVKVTVDDLPEDRRRLYNWQRKSLVLMKQL; encoded by the coding sequence ATGAATTCCCAAACCGACCTCACCCTCGCGTCGCAGCCGCCCGCAAGCGAAGCCGACGCGCCGACTTCCCTCGGCCAATTCGTCGACTGGATGCGCTCCGTGGCGCCCTATATTCACGCGTTCCGGAACAAGACGTTTGTCGTCGCGTTCGGCGGGGAACTCGTGCAGGAAGGACGGCTGAACGCGCTGGTGCAGGACGTCGGCCTGCTCCACGCGATGGGCATTCAGATCCTGCTCGTCCACGGCTCGCGTCCGCAGCTGGACGAACAGTTGAGCCTGCACGGCGTCGAGTCGTCGTTCTCGCATGGACTGCGCATAACGGATGCCCGCGCGCTCGAATCCGCGAAGGAAGCCGCCGGCGAAGTGCGTCTCGACATCGAAGCCGCCATCAGCCAGGGCCTGCCGAACACGCCGATGGCGCACGCGCACATCAGCGTGGTGTCCGGCAACTTCGTGACGGCGCGGCCGGTCGGCATTCTGGATGGCGTCGATTTCCAGCACACGGGCGTCGTGCGCAAGATCGACGGCGACTCCGTTCGCCAGTCGCTCGCCAGCAACAAGATCGTGCTGCTGTCGTCGCTTGGCTTCTCGCCGACGGGCGAAGCCTTCAATCTGTCGATGGAAGACGTCGCGTCCGCCGCTGCCATCGCGCTGCGCGCCGACAAGATCATCTTTGTGACCGAAATTCCGGGTCTCGTCGATCAGGAAGGCCAACTGGTGCGCGAAATGTCGCTCGACGACGCCTACCGCCTGCACGAATCCGGCGAATTGCAGGGCGACACCGCGTTCTATCTGAAGCACGCCATTCGCGCGTGCCGCGGCGGCGTCGCGCGGGCGCACATCATTCCGTATGCGCTCGACGGCAGCGTGCTGCTCGAACTGTTCCTGCACGACGGCGTCGGCACGATGATCTCGTACGAGAACCTCGAAAGTCTGCGCGAAGCCACGCCCGACGACGTCGGCGGCATTCTCACGCTGATCGAGCCGCTCGAAGCCGACGGCACGCTCGTGCGGCGCGGGCGTCATCAGATCGAGCGGGATATTGATCACTTTTCGGTCATCGAGCACGACGGCGTGCTCTTCGGCTGCGCGGCGCTGTATCCGTACACGCAGGAGCGCATCGGCGAGATGGCGTGTCTCACGGTCGCGCCCGAAGCGCAAGGTTCCGGCGACGGCGAGCGGCTTCTGAAGCGCATCGAGCAGCGCGCCCGCGCACGCGGCCTCACGCGCATCTTCGTGCTGACGACGCGTACCGAACACTGGTTCCTGAAGCGCGGCTTCGTGAAGGTGACGGTGGACGACCTGCCGGAAGACCGCCGCCGCCTCTACAACTGGCAGCGCAAGTCGCTCGTCCTGATGAAACAGCTTTGA
- the hrpA gene encoding ATP-dependent RNA helicase HrpA → MNQRGAEAAKPSRQTQSPAVRGAGSAQSNQRERSPSQPHHADQSDVGHSARNGTNVEQPDRRGASAAERHRADQSAGVPGAQKPAQSKQRESARARSQEREAASSVGETNDAPRADDGESHREARRAKADEHTHAAAAERADRIATQDTTPAHAEARPDRKRDKPRTVTPNPIPPITFPEALPVSGRREEIARAIESNQVVIVSGETGSGKTTQLPKICLALGRGLGAGGAGLIGHTQPRRIAASATGRRIAEELGTPFGEVVGYKVRFTDNLAPGASVKLMTDGILLAETQTDPLLKAYDTIIIDEAHERSLNIDFLLGYLKEILPKRPDLKLIVTSATIDAARFARHFGSEEKPAPVIEVSGRLYPVEIRYRPIEEESEAIKNAQGTPQKRSDRKTDRDLMEGIVDAVDELCREGPGDVLVFLPGEREIRDAAEALRKHHPPHTEILPLFARLSAQEQERVFRPSNARRIVLATNVAETSLTVPGIRYVVDTGTARVKRYSYRNKVEQLQIEPVSQAAANQRAGRCGRVADGVCIRLYDEADLQSRPRFTDPEILRSSLASVILRMKSLHLTEIETFPFIEPPPGRAIADGYQLLNELGAVDDDNALTSLGRELARLPLDPRVGRMILAARDHHALTEVLVIASALSVQDPRDRPIEAQEQADEKHRQFVDERSEFLQWTRIWKWFEEAVAHKKSNKQLADACRANFLSHVRLREWRDVHSQLLTVVREHGWRLNESDATFEQVHLSLLTGLLGNIGVKADDEPHYLGARGIKFHLWPGSALLKKAGRWVMAGELVETSRLYARTIAKIEPEWLETVGAHLLKKSLSDAHWEKKAAQVVAFERATLYGLTVYARRRVSFGKQDPKYARELFIRGALVEGEFDTRLPFFAHNRKLVADIEQLEHKSRRQDVLVDDELIYAFYDSLVPEGIWTGAAFERWYRDEQKKEGRQQLLFLSRDDLMRHEAAGVTTDLFPKRMTMSGIEMTLSYHFEPGAPRDGVTLTVPLYGLNQIDARRVEWLVPGMIKEKTQLLLKSLPQKLRRHVVPLPEYAAAFAERHAGPKFGAGALIDALIADIREQTQIAVKSADFKLETLPAHLFMNFKVIDEHGRQLAMGRNLAQLRGELGGQAQQYFQKLTAEAASVALDALSGDGGDGGDSNVPAAQAAPAESTALYENLTTWNFGKLPELLEIRRRGQTLFGYPALVDRITHCDVEVFDSPEEAARIHRAGLRRLFALQLREPIRYLEKNLPGMREMSMQYMALGTADELRDQIVETALDRACLQDPLPDDDASFHARRDAAKGRLTLLANEIARLAGTILAEYAALTKKLAQAKPFATAYADMQAQLSGLIGKRFVIDTPYAQLAHFPRYLKGIALRIDKLKADAARDARLMAELLPLVQQYQRTLSQRGGVADARLAEYRWLLEELRVSLFAQELRTPMPISVKRLHKVWESMQR, encoded by the coding sequence TTGAATCAACGCGGCGCAGAGGCGGCGAAGCCGAGTCGCCAAACGCAATCGCCTGCTGTGCGCGGCGCGGGATCGGCACAATCGAATCAGCGCGAAAGGAGCCCGTCGCAGCCGCATCATGCGGACCAGTCGGACGTTGGCCACAGCGCAAGAAACGGCACGAACGTCGAGCAGCCCGACCGGCGCGGTGCGAGCGCGGCGGAGCGGCATCGCGCGGATCAATCGGCCGGTGTTCCCGGCGCGCAAAAGCCGGCGCAATCGAAACAGCGCGAATCGGCGCGCGCTCGGTCGCAAGAACGCGAGGCGGCATCGTCGGTCGGCGAAACGAACGACGCGCCCCGTGCCGACGACGGCGAATCGCATCGCGAGGCCCGCCGCGCGAAAGCCGACGAGCACACGCACGCGGCCGCCGCCGAACGCGCTGACCGCATCGCAACGCAGGACACAACGCCGGCCCACGCCGAAGCCCGCCCCGACCGCAAGCGCGACAAACCGCGCACCGTCACGCCGAACCCCATCCCGCCGATCACCTTCCCCGAGGCGCTGCCCGTCTCGGGCCGCCGCGAAGAGATCGCGCGTGCGATCGAGTCGAATCAGGTCGTCATCGTCAGCGGCGAAACCGGCTCCGGCAAGACCACGCAACTGCCGAAAATCTGCCTCGCGCTCGGACGCGGTCTCGGCGCGGGCGGCGCGGGCTTGATCGGTCACACGCAGCCGCGCCGGATCGCGGCCTCGGCGACAGGGCGGCGCATCGCGGAGGAACTCGGCACGCCGTTCGGCGAAGTCGTCGGCTACAAGGTGCGCTTCACGGACAATCTCGCGCCCGGCGCGTCCGTCAAGCTGATGACCGACGGCATTCTGCTCGCCGAAACGCAGACCGATCCGCTCCTCAAGGCTTACGACACCATCATCATCGACGAGGCGCACGAGCGCAGCCTCAACATCGACTTTCTGCTCGGCTATCTGAAGGAAATCCTGCCGAAGCGCCCGGATCTGAAGCTGATCGTTACGTCCGCGACCATCGACGCCGCGCGGTTCGCGCGCCACTTCGGCAGCGAGGAAAAGCCCGCGCCGGTGATCGAAGTGAGCGGGCGGCTGTATCCGGTGGAAATCCGCTATCGCCCGATCGAAGAGGAAAGCGAGGCGATCAAGAACGCGCAGGGCACGCCGCAAAAGCGCAGCGACCGCAAGACCGACCGCGACCTGATGGAAGGCATCGTCGATGCCGTCGACGAACTCTGCCGCGAAGGCCCCGGCGACGTGCTCGTGTTTCTGCCCGGCGAGCGCGAGATTCGCGACGCCGCCGAGGCGCTGCGCAAGCATCATCCGCCGCATACGGAGATTCTGCCGCTCTTCGCGCGGCTGTCGGCGCAGGAGCAGGAGCGCGTGTTCAGGCCGTCGAACGCGCGGCGCATCGTGCTGGCCACGAACGTCGCGGAGACGTCGCTGACGGTGCCGGGCATCCGCTATGTCGTCGATACGGGCACCGCGCGCGTCAAACGCTATTCGTACCGCAACAAGGTCGAGCAGTTGCAGATCGAGCCGGTGTCGCAGGCCGCCGCGAACCAGCGCGCGGGCCGTTGCGGGCGCGTGGCGGACGGCGTGTGCATCCGGCTTTACGACGAAGCCGACTTGCAGTCGCGCCCGCGCTTCACCGATCCGGAGATTCTGCGCTCGTCTCTCGCGTCGGTGATTCTGCGCATGAAGTCGCTGCATCTGACGGAAATCGAGACGTTCCCGTTCATCGAGCCGCCGCCGGGCCGCGCGATCGCGGACGGCTATCAATTGCTGAACGAACTCGGCGCGGTCGATGACGACAACGCCTTGACGAGTCTCGGCCGCGAGCTTGCGCGCCTGCCGCTCGATCCGCGCGTCGGCCGCATGATCCTCGCCGCGCGCGATCATCACGCGCTCACCGAAGTGCTCGTGATCGCCTCCGCGCTCTCGGTGCAGGACCCGCGCGACCGGCCGATCGAAGCGCAGGAGCAGGCCGACGAGAAGCATCGCCAGTTCGTCGACGAGCGTTCCGAATTCCTGCAATGGACGCGCATCTGGAAGTGGTTCGAAGAAGCCGTCGCGCACAAGAAGTCGAACAAGCAGCTCGCCGACGCGTGCCGCGCGAACTTCCTGTCGCATGTGCGCTTGCGCGAATGGCGCGACGTGCATTCGCAATTGCTGACCGTCGTGCGCGAGCACGGCTGGCGCCTGAACGAATCGGATGCGACCTTCGAGCAGGTGCATCTGTCGCTGCTGACCGGCTTGCTCGGCAACATCGGCGTGAAGGCCGACGACGAGCCGCATTATCTCGGCGCGCGCGGCATCAAGTTCCATTTGTGGCCGGGCTCGGCGCTGCTGAAAAAAGCGGGGCGCTGGGTGATGGCGGGCGAGCTCGTCGAGACGAGCCGGCTGTATGCGCGGACCATCGCGAAAATCGAACCGGAATGGCTCGAAACGGTCGGCGCGCATTTGCTGAAGAAGTCGCTTTCGGACGCGCATTGGGAGAAGAAGGCGGCGCAGGTCGTCGCGTTCGAACGCGCGACGCTCTACGGCCTCACGGTCTACGCGCGGCGGCGCGTGAGCTTCGGCAAGCAAGACCCGAAATACGCGCGGGAGCTTTTCATTCGCGGCGCGCTCGTCGAAGGCGAGTTCGACACGCGTCTGCCGTTTTTCGCGCATAACCGCAAGCTGGTCGCGGATATCGAGCAACTGGAGCACAAGTCGCGCCGCCAGGACGTGCTGGTCGACGACGAACTGATCTACGCGTTCTACGATTCGCTCGTGCCCGAAGGCATCTGGACGGGCGCGGCGTTCGAGCGGTGGTATCGCGACGAACAGAAGAAAGAGGGCAGGCAGCAACTGCTTTTCCTGTCGCGCGACGACCTCATGCGCCATGAAGCCGCCGGCGTCACGACCGATCTGTTCCCGAAGCGCATGACGATGTCGGGCATCGAGATGACGCTGTCGTATCACTTCGAGCCGGGCGCGCCGCGCGACGGCGTGACGCTCACGGTGCCGCTCTACGGGCTGAATCAGATCGACGCGCGCCGCGTCGAATGGCTCGTGCCGGGCATGATCAAGGAGAAGACGCAACTGCTCCTGAAGTCGCTGCCGCAGAAACTGCGCCGGCACGTCGTGCCGTTGCCGGAATACGCGGCCGCCTTCGCCGAGCGTCACGCTGGGCCGAAGTTCGGCGCGGGCGCGCTCATCGACGCGCTTATCGCGGATATCCGCGAACAGACGCAAATCGCCGTGAAAAGCGCGGATTTCAAGCTCGAAACGCTGCCGGCGCATCTGTTCATGAACTTCAAGGTGATCGACGAGCACGGCCGGCAACTCGCGATGGGCCGCAATCTCGCGCAACTGCGCGGGGAACTCGGCGGACAGGCGCAGCAGTACTTTCAGAAGCTCACGGCGGAAGCGGCGAGCGTCGCGCTCGACGCGCTTTCGGGCGATGGCGGCGATGGGGGCGATTCGAACGTACCGGCCGCGCAGGCCGCGCCCGCCGAAAGCACCGCGCTCTACGAAAACCTGACGACGTGGAACTTCGGCAAGCTGCCCGAGTTGCTCGAAATCCGCCGGCGCGGGCAGACGCTTTTCGGGTATCCGGCGCTGGTGGATCGCATCACGCACTGCGACGTGGAAGTGTTCGATTCGCCGGAGGAAGCGGCGCGCATTCATCGCGCGGGCTTGCGGCGGCTTTTCGCGCTGCAATTGCGCGAGCCGATCCGCTATCTGGAGAAAAACCTGCCGGGCATGCGCGAAATGTCGATGCAGTACATGGCGCTCGGCACCGCCGACGAGTTGCGCGACCAGATCGTCGAGACGGCGCTCGACCGCGCGTGCCTGCAAGACCCGCTGCCCGACGACGACGCCAGCTTTCACGCCCGCCGCGACGCCGCGAAGGGGCGCCTCACGTTGCTGGCGAACGAAATCGCGCGCCTCGCCGGGACGATTCTCGCGGAATACGCCGCACTGACGAAGAAGCTCGCGCAGGCGAAGCCCTTCGCCACCGCGTACGCCGACATGCAGGCGCAGTTGAGCGGGCTGATCGGCAAACGCTTCGTGATCGATACGCCGTACGCGCAGCTGGCGCACTTCCCGCGCTATCTGAAGGGCATCGCACTGCGCATCGACAAGCTGAAGGCCGACGCCGCCCGCGACGCGCGCCTGATGGCGGAATTGCTGCCGCTCGTGCAGCAGTATCAGCGGACCTTGTCGCAGCGCGGCGGCGTCGCGGATGCGCGGCTCGCGGAGTATCGGTGGCTGCTGGAAGAACTGCGCGTGTCGCTCTTCGCGCAGGAATTGCGTACGCCGATGCCGATATCGGTGAAACGTCTTCACAAGGTCTGGGAATCGATGCAGCGGTGA
- a CDS encoding beta-propeller fold lactonase family protein — protein sequence MRSTFFSGRLRAAVASAARFAVPAVAAFAATAAFANNVIVLNSAEATLSLIDENTHQVIGTVPTGKEPHHLMPTPDNSSLIVANSVSNNLMFVDPKTGAVQRWVQDIEDPYQIGFSPDRKWFVSTGLRLDRLDIYHYDGKNLSLAKRLPLATMPSHIAFSNDSTTAFISLQVSGEIAAIDLPTQTVKWKMKVGKVPAGVWLTPGDKFLLVGMTGADYVAVVDWRNQKVVKTITTGKGAHNFRSMVDGKHVLVSNRVANTISIIDEDTLTNVGDITGLLPGPDDMELSADKKYLWVTFRFAKHVGVIDLANRKLIQTIAVGRSPHGIFFLDRAPVTAPNGA from the coding sequence ATGCGCTCCACATTCTTCTCCGGCCGCCTCCGCGCGGCCGTCGCCAGCGCCGCGCGCTTCGCGGTTCCGGCCGTCGCAGCGTTTGCCGCGACCGCGGCCTTCGCCAATAACGTCATCGTGCTCAATTCGGCAGAAGCCACGCTGAGCCTGATCGACGAAAACACGCATCAGGTCATCGGCACCGTGCCGACCGGCAAAGAGCCGCATCACCTGATGCCGACGCCCGACAATTCGTCGCTGATCGTCGCGAATTCGGTGTCGAACAACCTGATGTTCGTCGACCCGAAAACGGGCGCGGTGCAACGCTGGGTGCAGGACATCGAGGACCCGTATCAGATCGGTTTCTCGCCGGACCGCAAATGGTTCGTGTCCACTGGCCTGCGCCTCGACCGGCTCGATATCTACCATTACGACGGCAAGAACCTGAGCCTCGCCAAGCGGCTGCCGCTCGCGACCATGCCGAGCCACATCGCGTTTTCGAACGACAGCACGACCGCGTTCATTTCGCTCCAGGTGTCGGGCGAGATCGCGGCCATCGACCTGCCGACGCAGACGGTCAAGTGGAAGATGAAGGTCGGCAAGGTGCCGGCCGGCGTCTGGTTGACGCCCGGCGACAAGTTCCTCCTCGTCGGCATGACGGGCGCGGACTATGTGGCCGTCGTCGACTGGCGCAACCAGAAGGTCGTGAAGACCATCACGACCGGCAAAGGCGCACACAACTTCCGCTCGATGGTGGATGGCAAGCATGTGCTCGTGTCGAACCGCGTGGCGAACACCATCAGCATCATCGACGAAGACACGCTCACGAACGTCGGCGATATCACCGGTCTCTTGCCCGGACCGGACGACATGGAACTTTCCGCCGATAAAAAGTATCTCTGGGTGACGTTCCGCTTCGCGAAGCATGTCGGCGTGATCGACCTTGCAAACCGCAAGCTTATCCAGACCATCGCGGTGGGACGTTCGCCGCACGGCATCTTTTTCCTCGACCGCGCGCCGGTCACGGCGCCCAACGGCGCCTGA
- a CDS encoding sterol desaturase family protein — MFHVILSVLDSFVSSVQTTLYVDVVQPLLFKIGMMDYDEDTYDALYWVIVGVLEVIAMYAILRPLEALRPAEQWQDRKGVRVDVLYTWIVKLGILNLFFFFTFQPIFDSVQSWLRIHSVPTLEIDNLWPGVTTQPLVTFAIYLLLLDLAGYWYHRLEHRFGIWWELHAVHHSQQKMSLWSDDRNHLLDDVLQASFFAAVALVIGVEPSQFVVLVAITNLMQSVQHANIRLHFGWLGDRLIVSPAFHRRHHAIGYGHEGTAYGCNFGVLFSFWDILFRSASFDRTVEPTGIRDQLGAPGLAPVNYGDGFFEQHWLAFKRIGARLAARRAADSGKRPAAL; from the coding sequence ATGTTTCACGTCATTCTCTCGGTCCTCGACAGCTTCGTTTCTTCCGTGCAGACCACGTTGTACGTGGACGTCGTGCAGCCGCTGCTCTTCAAGATCGGCATGATGGACTACGACGAAGACACGTACGACGCGCTGTACTGGGTGATCGTCGGCGTGCTGGAAGTGATCGCGATGTACGCGATCCTGCGCCCGCTGGAAGCCTTGCGCCCCGCCGAGCAATGGCAGGACCGCAAGGGCGTGCGCGTGGACGTGCTCTACACGTGGATCGTGAAGCTCGGCATCCTCAATCTGTTCTTCTTCTTCACGTTCCAGCCTATTTTCGATTCCGTGCAAAGCTGGCTGCGCATTCACAGCGTGCCGACGCTCGAAATCGACAATCTGTGGCCTGGCGTGACCACGCAGCCGCTCGTCACGTTCGCCATCTATCTGCTTCTGCTGGACCTCGCTGGTTACTGGTATCACAGGCTGGAGCATCGGTTCGGCATCTGGTGGGAACTGCACGCCGTGCATCACAGCCAGCAGAAGATGTCCCTGTGGTCCGACGACCGCAACCACCTGCTCGACGATGTCCTGCAAGCGAGCTTCTTCGCCGCTGTCGCGCTCGTGATCGGCGTGGAGCCGTCGCAGTTCGTCGTGCTCGTCGCCATCACGAACCTGATGCAGAGCGTGCAGCACGCGAACATCCGCCTGCATTTCGGTTGGCTGGGCGACCGGCTGATCGTGAGTCCCGCGTTCCATCGCCGTCATCACGCGATCGGCTATGGTCACGAAGGCACGGCGTACGGCTGCAACTTCGGCGTGCTGTTTTCGTTCTGGGACATCCTGTTCCGCTCGGCGTCGTTCGACCGCACCGTCGAGCCGACCGGCATCCGCGATCAGCTGGGCGCGCCGGGCTTGGCGCCCGTCAATTACGGCGACGGCTTCTTCGAGCAGCATTGGCTCGCCTTCAAGCGCATCGGCGCGCGTCTTGCGGCACGGCGCGCGGCGGATTCCGGCAAGCGGCCGGCTGCCCTCTGA
- a CDS encoding EI24 domain-containing protein, whose amino-acid sequence MNDLLRSFVRALANVFHPRMLWLTLMPFAVATAVWGAILWFFWQTLTGAANGWLDGWALTSAMYRLFDAVGFSSLHAVIAPFLVVIVTIPLIVVTVLLLIATLSMPGVVKLLTRPPKGHYAALEARRGGSWYGSLGHSVLTTLVCLVALVVTLPLWLIPPFFALIPPLLWGWLTYRVMTYDALAMHASPDERRAIVRESRWPLLAIGIVSGLLSSVPTLLWAWSVWLLPLFPVVAAVTIWAYAFILVFSALWFAHYCLHALARLRANEPRYPAITAQS is encoded by the coding sequence ATGAATGATCTGCTGCGTTCGTTCGTGCGCGCGCTGGCGAACGTCTTCCATCCGCGCATGCTCTGGCTCACGCTGATGCCGTTCGCGGTCGCCACCGCCGTCTGGGGCGCGATCCTGTGGTTTTTCTGGCAGACGCTCACCGGCGCGGCGAACGGCTGGCTCGACGGCTGGGCGCTGACCTCCGCGATGTACCGCCTGTTCGATGCCGTCGGCTTTTCGTCGCTGCATGCGGTCATTGCGCCGTTCCTCGTCGTCATTGTGACGATTCCGCTGATCGTCGTGACGGTGCTCCTGCTGATCGCCACGCTTTCGATGCCGGGCGTCGTCAAGCTGCTCACGCGCCCTCCGAAGGGCCACTATGCGGCGCTCGAAGCGCGGCGCGGCGGCTCGTGGTACGGCAGCCTCGGGCATTCGGTGCTGACGACCCTCGTGTGCCTCGTGGCGCTCGTCGTGACCTTGCCGCTCTGGTTGATCCCGCCTTTCTTCGCGCTGATTCCGCCGCTCCTGTGGGGCTGGCTCACGTATCGCGTGATGACCTACGACGCGCTCGCCATGCACGCGAGCCCCGACGAACGGCGCGCGATCGTGCGCGAATCGCGCTGGCCGCTGCTCGCCATCGGCATCGTGAGCGGATTGTTGAGCTCCGTTCCGACGCTGCTGTGGGCGTGGTCGGTCTGGCTCCTGCCGCTGTTTCCGGTCGTGGCCGCGGTGACGATCTGGGCGTATGCGTTCATTCTCGTGTTTTCGGCGCTGTGGTTCGCGCACTACTGCCTGCACGCGCTCGCGCGGCTGCGGGCGAACGAGCCGCGTTATCCGGCCATCACGGCGCAGTCCTGA
- a CDS encoding molybdopterin-binding protein: MGIGVIIIGDEILSGRRTDKHLPKVIELLGARGLSLDWAEYVGDDPARITATLARTFASGDIVFSTGGIGATPDDHTRQCAAKALGVPLALQPEAAELIRARIRDMAGDQPADLDSPENLHRLNMGMFPQGAEIIPNSYNKIPGFSVGDHHFVPGFPVMAWPMIEWVLDTKYAHLHHATPYVERSLLVFGLPESRITPLMVAIERDFAGVRAFSLPSVGDAARGALYARPHIDLGVKGDPERANAAFEALREGVAALGGEVVEVPPEDAR, from the coding sequence ATGGGCATTGGCGTCATCATCATCGGCGACGAAATCCTGTCCGGGCGGCGCACGGACAAGCATCTGCCGAAAGTCATCGAACTGTTGGGCGCGCGCGGGCTGTCGCTCGACTGGGCGGAATACGTCGGCGACGATCCCGCGCGCATTACCGCGACGCTCGCGCGCACGTTCGCGTCGGGCGACATCGTGTTTTCGACGGGCGGCATCGGCGCGACGCCCGACGATCACACGCGCCAGTGCGCGGCCAAGGCGCTCGGCGTGCCGCTCGCGTTGCAGCCGGAAGCGGCGGAGCTGATCCGCGCGCGCATCCGCGACATGGCGGGCGACCAGCCTGCGGATCTCGATTCGCCCGAGAACCTGCATCGGCTGAACATGGGCATGTTCCCGCAAGGCGCCGAGATCATTCCGAACAGCTACAACAAGATTCCGGGCTTCTCTGTCGGCGATCATCACTTCGTGCCGGGCTTTCCGGTCATGGCGTGGCCGATGATCGAATGGGTGCTCGACACGAAATACGCGCATCTGCACCACGCGACGCCGTATGTCGAGCGTTCGCTGCTCGTCTTCGGGCTGCCGGAATCGCGCATCACGCCGCTGATGGTCGCCATCGAGCGCGATTTCGCCGGCGTGCGGGCGTTTAGCCTGCCGAGCGTCGGCGATGCGGCGCGCGGCGCGCTCTATGCGCGGCCGCACATCGATCTGGGCGTGAAGGGCGATCCCGAGCGCGCGAACGCCGCGTTCGAGGCGCTGCGCGAAGGCGTGGCGGCGCTGGGCGGCGAGGTCGTCGAAGTGCCGCCGGAGGACGCGCGTTGA
- a CDS encoding copper homeostasis protein CutC: MILLEVIATTVADARAAERSGANRIELITAMGEGGLTPSIGLIEAVVDAVGIPVNVIVRPHSRSFVYDDDDLAVMLRDVRAIAKSRANAIVVGMLRENGEVDTDALSRVIAAADGLPLTFHRAIDEARDLSAAFDTLLRFDAITNVLTSGGQPSVLQAETQIRSLVERSQGTHCTVLAGAGLTVDAVAPFVAATGVRAVHFGSGVRIGGKGLAPVDEAAVARARALLDR; this comes from the coding sequence TTGATTCTGCTCGAAGTCATCGCGACGACGGTCGCGGACGCGCGCGCCGCCGAGCGCAGCGGGGCGAACCGCATCGAACTGATCACCGCGATGGGCGAGGGCGGGCTGACGCCGAGTATCGGTCTGATCGAAGCGGTCGTGGACGCGGTCGGCATTCCGGTGAACGTGATCGTGCGTCCGCATAGCCGCTCGTTCGTCTACGATGACGACGATCTGGCCGTCATGCTGCGCGACGTCCGCGCCATCGCGAAGAGCCGCGCGAATGCGATCGTCGTGGGCATGCTGCGCGAGAACGGCGAGGTCGATACCGATGCGCTCTCGCGCGTAATCGCCGCCGCCGATGGCTTGCCGCTCACGTTCCACCGCGCGATCGACGAGGCGCGCGATTTATCCGCCGCCTTCGACACGCTGCTTCGCTTCGACGCCATCACGAACGTGCTGACGTCGGGCGGCCAACCGTCGGTACTGCAAGCGGAAACGCAGATCAGATCGCTCGTCGAACGTTCGCAAGGCACGCATTGCACCGTGCTGGCAGGCGCCGGGCTGACCGTGGACGCGGTCGCGCCTTTCGTCGCTGCGACAGGCGTGCGGGCGGTGCATTTCGGCTCGGGCGTGCGGATCGGCGGCAAAGGGCTCGCGCCCGTCGACGAAGCCGCCGTCGCCCGCGCGCGGGCATTGCTCGACCGCTAG